A region from the Janthinobacterium agaricidamnosum genome encodes:
- a CDS encoding SOS response-associated peptidase — MCGRFDQNDTARVLASSFGWTDAVFDSEAEPHLNVSPGTYRPVLHIQDGVHRVDDVFWGYRPAWAAQAVPVPGKKKIPIAINARLEKLASAYWKPLLRAGRGIVCVDGWYEWTGEKGRKQPWHIHRKDRARLFLLALAQFGPYKFNREEAGFVLVTADSLGGMVDIHDRRPVAVSLEDAHRWLAPALTPEQALHLARTCMLDVDLFEWHAVDNPLVPSAKPKAPPPASPQGAFDWGAD; from the coding sequence ATGTGTGGACGATTCGATCAAAATGACACGGCGCGCGTGCTGGCGTCATCGTTCGGCTGGACCGACGCGGTGTTCGACAGCGAGGCCGAGCCGCACCTGAACGTGTCGCCCGGCACGTACCGGCCCGTGCTGCATATCCAGGATGGTGTGCACCGGGTCGACGATGTCTTCTGGGGCTACCGCCCTGCCTGGGCCGCCCAAGCCGTGCCCGTCCCCGGCAAGAAAAAAATCCCCATCGCCATCAATGCCCGGCTGGAAAAATTGGCAAGCGCCTACTGGAAACCCTTGCTGCGCGCGGGGCGCGGCATCGTCTGCGTCGATGGCTGGTATGAATGGACGGGAGAGAAAGGCCGCAAGCAGCCGTGGCACATCCACCGCAAGGACCGCGCGCGCCTGTTCCTGCTGGCGCTGGCCCAGTTCGGGCCGTACAAATTCAACCGCGAGGAAGCGGGCTTCGTGCTGGTGACGGCCGACAGCCTGGGCGGCATGGTCGATATCCACGACCGCCGCCCCGTCGCCGTCAGCCTGGAAGACGCGCACCGCTGGCTAGCCCCCGCGCTCACGCCCGAGCAGGCGCTGCACCTGGCGCGCACCTGCATGCTCGACGTGGACTTGTTCGAGTGGCATGCCGTCGATAATCCGCTCGTGCCGTCCGCCAAACCCAAGGCACCACCGCCGGCGTCGCCGCAAGGCGCGTTCGACTGGGGCGCCGACTAA
- a CDS encoding alpha/beta hydrolase, translating into MRRSCLALHLTAALLLSSSVHLATAAPAATANAAASAATPLVIGESFTIDSQALREQRHINVYVARAWDTPPDAPLPVLYMPDGGVAEDFLHVAGLLQVSVANGTMRPFMLVGMQNTQRRRDLTGPTDSAEDRKIAPVVGGSQAYRAFIRDELMPEVKRRYRTTGETAIVGESLAGLFVVETYLLEPQLFDHYLAFDPSLWWNQGALPRQAAALLAKGKPGKHSLYLASSSEAGIAIEVQRLSDVLQKQAPPGLQWHVEKMPEETHGTVYHPAALKAFRSVFKPQEPARQ; encoded by the coding sequence ATGCGCCGCTCTTGCCTTGCACTGCACCTCACTGCCGCCCTGCTGCTGTCCAGCTCTGTCCACCTCGCCACTGCCGCGCCCGCCGCTACGGCTAACGCTGCCGCCAGCGCGGCCACGCCGCTCGTCATCGGCGAAAGTTTCACGATCGACTCGCAGGCGCTGAGGGAACAGCGCCACATCAATGTGTATGTGGCGCGCGCCTGGGATACGCCGCCCGACGCGCCCCTGCCCGTGCTGTACATGCCGGACGGCGGCGTGGCCGAAGACTTTCTGCACGTGGCCGGCTTGCTGCAGGTGTCGGTAGCCAACGGCACGATGCGCCCGTTCATGCTGGTCGGCATGCAAAACACGCAGCGCCGGCGCGACCTGACGGGGCCGACGGACAGCGCGGAAGACCGCAAGATCGCCCCCGTCGTGGGCGGTTCGCAAGCCTACCGGGCCTTCATCCGCGATGAACTGATGCCGGAAGTCAAACGCCGCTACCGCACGACGGGCGAGACGGCCATTGTCGGCGAATCGCTGGCGGGCCTGTTCGTGGTGGAAACATACCTGCTGGAACCGCAGCTGTTCGACCACTACCTGGCCTTCGACCCCAGCCTGTGGTGGAACCAGGGCGCGCTGCCGCGCCAGGCGGCGGCGCTGCTGGCCAAGGGCAAGCCGGGCAAGCACAGCCTGTACCTGGCGTCCAGCAGCGAAGCGGGCATCGCCATCGAAGTGCAGCGCCTGTCCGACGTGCTGCAAAAGCAGGCGCCGCCCGGCTTGCAATGGCACGTGGAAAAGATGCCGGAAGAGACCCATGGCACGGTCTACCACCCCGCAGCCTTGAAGGCTTTCCGCAGCGTCTTCAAGCCGCAAGAACCGGCCAGGCAGTAA
- a CDS encoding DUF1488 family protein — MPYEILRDSIALEPAGDAIRFHLSVFGAEKTCRITVTALHSLDQEQGGNLLDIFDSHRLRIGQRAFAYLSRDLLVSSVVLRALDF, encoded by the coding sequence ATGCCCTATGAAATCCTGCGCGACAGCATCGCGCTCGAGCCGGCGGGCGATGCCATTCGCTTCCATTTGTCCGTCTTCGGGGCGGAAAAGACCTGCCGCATCACCGTGACGGCCTTGCACAGCCTGGACCAGGAGCAGGGCGGCAACTTGCTGGACATCTTCGACAGCCACCGCCTGCGCATCGGCCAGCGCGCCTTCGCTTACCTGAGCCGCGATCTGCTGGTCAGCAGCGTCGTCTTGCGCGCACTTGATTTTTAG
- a CDS encoding hemin-degrading factor, translating into MKLSKLVLSLLGSLLIANAYAAPATLAERWSTLRTEQPKLQIRDAARALGVSEAQLLATNIGKGVTRLQADGNQPREIMRAALDLGLVQAITRNENGVIETTGVASKFKQAGDKSEQADAKDPETEARQRNIAGGYLGGQIDLRFHFENWKYAFAVEQPGRDGKPTRSLQFFDANGTAVHKIYLRNEPGVAVYDKLVATFRAPQQSAELNVLAVAPKAAEKPDSEIDVKEFQLAWKDMTDVHQFAQIMREFHLTREQALRLAPAGVVERVTPQALRTLLENAAKDKVAIMVFLGNEGLTQIYSGKIEKTMAAGGFFNVLDPDFNLHIRDTALRSGWVVKRGGVTSVEFFDNDGTQVVSFFGVRERGKPQPQSWVDLADSLPKAK; encoded by the coding sequence ATGAAGTTATCCAAACTCGTTCTATCCCTGCTAGGCAGCCTGCTGATTGCAAACGCATATGCGGCCCCAGCCACCCTGGCGGAACGCTGGTCCACCTTGCGCACGGAACAGCCGAAGCTGCAGATCCGCGACGCGGCGCGCGCGCTGGGCGTGTCGGAAGCGCAATTGCTGGCAACCAACATCGGCAAGGGCGTCACGCGCTTGCAGGCGGACGGCAACCAGCCGCGCGAAATCATGCGCGCCGCGCTGGACCTGGGCCTCGTGCAAGCGATCACGCGCAATGAAAACGGCGTCATCGAAACGACGGGCGTGGCCAGCAAGTTCAAGCAGGCGGGCGACAAGTCCGAGCAGGCCGACGCCAAGGACCCGGAAACGGAAGCGCGCCAGCGCAATATCGCGGGCGGCTACCTGGGCGGCCAGATCGACCTGCGTTTCCACTTTGAAAACTGGAAATACGCATTTGCCGTGGAACAGCCTGGCCGCGATGGCAAGCCGACGCGCAGCCTGCAATTTTTTGACGCCAACGGCACGGCCGTGCACAAAATCTACCTGCGCAACGAGCCTGGCGTGGCCGTCTACGATAAATTGGTGGCCACCTTCCGCGCGCCGCAGCAAAGCGCCGAACTGAACGTGCTGGCCGTGGCGCCGAAAGCGGCGGAAAAGCCGGACAGCGAAATCGACGTCAAGGAATTCCAGCTGGCCTGGAAAGACATGACGGACGTGCACCAGTTTGCGCAAATCATGCGCGAATTCCACCTGACGCGCGAACAGGCGCTGCGCCTGGCGCCGGCCGGCGTGGTCGAGCGCGTGACGCCGCAAGCACTGCGCACCCTGCTGGAAAACGCGGCCAAGGACAAGGTCGCCATCATGGTGTTCCTGGGCAATGAAGGCTTGACGCAGATCTACAGCGGCAAGATCGAAAAAACCATGGCGGCCGGCGGTTTCTTCAACGTGCTGGACCCGGACTTCAACCTGCACATCCGCGACACAGCCCTGCGCAGCGGCTGGGTCGTCAAGCGCGGCGGCGTCACGTCCGTCGAGTTCTTCGACAACGACGGCACGCAAGTGGTCTCCTTCTTCGGCGTGCGCGAGCGGGGCAAACCGCAGCCGCAAAGCTGGGTGGATCTGGCCGATAGTCTGCCAAAGGCAAAATAA
- a CDS encoding DUF6138 family protein, which translates to MSNLVEQATQEMTAAIEAWFAERLKRTDLEAAVKRTTLQMGVFNDFLLDYKPGRTTADDFHLAEDDDVAPRTPSRLDEAVVRDTIAPRLAALVRAKLETLADTPFVDYRFSFRGKFQTAQGMLHLNLLEYVNAGKRTSLLEHIHSYVTQKLEHGNRPTKKLETFFLARHLLDPHLFPQPDIAWTIAQFERIEQLNKSRPQALAEHRSDIIQAVSAWAEKQFLPQFYDVQQSSYRATEYTLKEGAALDTQALAPIDLLLYGAVMILRHEPSYAKSTGVKFLDIARELGSERAVRMLKEGSGTFAPDAVHLKNAQLECRANDVFATISIAIAREEEEAYAQALAFITHLLNNGFPKSCQIKLKSKVKQYLPIKGLAKSDTHRFFANALAYPALQPQLEAYARAAIEQFEFYADTEGEKNCMPGSYATFGLGLLDARYFPLVQHYMANVDEEHQSVQDQFTAAFAEKHGVTRDSAPVLAACLRACTDNAKVKIQAELEEVGKLELFCQQLQGLEGYLVEHMLYPIWGKLEKLATLARKADGRRKELLLALLEAASKADA; encoded by the coding sequence ATGAGCAATCTTGTAGAGCAGGCAACACAAGAAATGACGGCGGCAATCGAAGCGTGGTTTGCCGAGCGCCTCAAGCGTACCGACCTGGAAGCCGCCGTGAAGCGGACCACCTTACAAATGGGCGTTTTTAACGATTTCCTGCTCGACTACAAGCCGGGACGCACCACGGCCGACGATTTCCATCTGGCCGAGGACGATGATGTCGCACCGAGGACGCCTTCGCGCCTCGACGAAGCCGTCGTGCGCGACACCATCGCGCCCCGGCTGGCAGCGCTCGTGCGGGCGAAGCTGGAAACACTGGCCGACACGCCCTTCGTCGATTACCGCTTCAGCTTTCGCGGCAAATTCCAGACGGCCCAGGGCATGCTGCACCTGAACCTGCTCGAGTATGTCAACGCAGGCAAGCGCACAAGCTTGCTCGAGCACATACACAGCTACGTCACGCAAAAGCTCGAGCATGGCAACCGCCCGACGAAAAAGCTGGAAACCTTCTTCCTGGCGCGCCACCTGCTCGATCCCCACCTGTTTCCCCAACCCGATATCGCCTGGACGATCGCCCAATTCGAGCGCATCGAGCAGCTGAACAAGTCGCGCCCGCAAGCGCTGGCCGAACACCGCAGCGATATCATCCAGGCCGTGTCGGCGTGGGCGGAAAAGCAGTTCCTGCCGCAGTTCTATGACGTGCAGCAATCAAGCTACCGCGCCACCGAATACACATTGAAAGAGGGCGCGGCGCTTGACACGCAGGCGCTGGCGCCCATCGACCTGTTGCTGTATGGCGCCGTGATGATCTTGCGCCACGAACCGAGCTACGCCAAGTCGACGGGCGTCAAATTCCTCGACATCGCGCGCGAACTGGGCAGCGAACGGGCCGTGCGCATGCTCAAGGAAGGCAGCGGCACCTTCGCGCCCGACGCCGTCCACCTGAAAAATGCGCAGCTGGAATGCCGCGCCAACGATGTGTTTGCCACCATCAGCATCGCGATAGCCCGGGAAGAGGAAGAGGCGTATGCGCAGGCACTGGCCTTCATCACGCATTTGCTGAACAACGGTTTCCCGAAAAGCTGCCAGATCAAGCTCAAGTCCAAGGTCAAGCAGTACCTGCCGATCAAGGGACTGGCGAAATCCGATACGCACCGCTTCTTTGCCAACGCCCTCGCCTATCCCGCCCTGCAGCCGCAACTGGAAGCGTATGCGCGCGCCGCCATCGAGCAATTCGAATTCTATGCCGACACGGAAGGCGAAAAGAATTGCATGCCCGGCAGCTATGCCACGTTCGGACTGGGCCTGCTCGACGCGCGCTATTTCCCGCTGGTGCAACACTACATGGCCAACGTCGACGAGGAACACCAGTCCGTGCAGGACCAGTTCACGGCGGCCTTTGCCGAAAAGCATGGCGTGACGCGCGATTCCGCTCCCGTGCTGGCCGCGTGCCTGCGCGCCTGCACGGATAACGCAAAGGTGAAGATCCAGGCGGAACTGGAAGAGGTGGGGAAACTGGAGCTGTTCTGCCAGCAACTGCAAGGGCTGGAAGGCTATCTGGTCGAGCACATGCTGTATCCCATCTGGGGCAAGCTGGAAAAACTGGCCACCCTGGCGCGCAAGGCGGACGGACGGCGCAAGGAACTGCTGCTGGCCTTGCTGGAAGCGGCCAGCAAGGCGGACGCCTGA
- a CDS encoding undecaprenyl-diphosphate phosphatase, with amino-acid sequence MSFLQLFILSIVQGFAELLPVSSSAHVIMAEKWMGLDPTSPELTMLLVMLHTGTMFAVIVYFWASWRATYFSSASAFRRNVLLLAAATALTGIVGFGLLKGITHVMSKDAPGFEIEHLFGNAKLMAAALAAAGVLIIVSSRLQARQHGTLSIGKAMVIGAVQGLCLPFRGFSRSGATISAGIAMGVPQRRAEEFSFALAVVLTPAVLAKEGWRFYQAVANGSLDHLEHGNSLLHLLGPSLLGMLLSFLAGLLALRWLSRWLEQGRWHFFGTYCLLASAVVLYVG; translated from the coding sequence ATGAGCTTTTTGCAATTATTTATCCTTTCCATCGTCCAGGGCTTCGCCGAGCTGCTGCCCGTGTCCAGTTCCGCCCACGTCATCATGGCGGAAAAATGGATGGGGCTGGATCCCACGTCGCCCGAACTGACCATGCTGCTCGTGATGTTGCATACCGGCACCATGTTCGCCGTCATCGTGTATTTCTGGGCATCCTGGCGCGCCACCTATTTCAGTTCGGCCAGCGCCTTCCGACGCAATGTGCTGCTGCTCGCGGCCGCCACGGCCCTGACGGGCATCGTCGGCTTCGGCTTGCTCAAGGGCATCACCCATGTCATGAGCAAGGATGCACCCGGTTTTGAAATCGAGCACCTGTTTGGCAACGCGAAACTGATGGCCGCCGCGCTGGCCGCCGCCGGCGTGCTGATCATTGTGTCGTCGCGCCTGCAGGCGCGTCAGCATGGCACCTTGTCCATTGGCAAGGCGATGGTGATCGGCGCCGTGCAAGGCCTGTGCCTGCCCTTCCGCGGCTTTTCCCGCTCGGGCGCCACCATTTCCGCCGGCATCGCCATGGGCGTGCCGCAGCGCCGGGCCGAGGAATTCAGCTTTGCCCTGGCCGTCGTGCTGACGCCGGCCGTGCTGGCCAAGGAAGGCTGGCGCTTCTACCAGGCCGTGGCAAATGGCAGCCTGGACCATCTGGAACACGGCAACAGCCTGCTGCACCTGCTCGGCCCCAGCCTGCTGGGCATGCTGCTGTCGTTCCTGGCCGGCTTGCTGGCCTTGCGCTGGCTGTCGCGCTGGCTGGAACAGGGCCGCTGGCATTTCTTTGGCACGTATTGCCTGCTGGCCTCTGCCGTGGTGCTGTACGTAGGGTAA
- the mntP gene encoding manganese efflux pump MntP has product MNFAATAALSLAMSTDAFAAAVGKGAALHKPQWREALRTGLIFGVIEAITPIIGWALGSVAAPYVEAWDHWIAFSLLGIIGLLMIRNALSDADEEEAPAQSHSFWVLAVTGLATSIDAMVVGAGLALLGANIVVTAAAIGFSTFVMVTLGVMLGRVLGTVAGRRAELVGGLVLIVIGCVILYEHIGHPA; this is encoded by the coding sequence ATGAATTTCGCCGCCACCGCCGCCCTCTCCCTCGCCATGTCCACCGATGCCTTCGCGGCTGCCGTCGGCAAGGGCGCAGCCCTGCACAAGCCGCAATGGCGCGAGGCGCTGCGCACGGGGCTGATCTTTGGCGTCATCGAGGCAATCACGCCCATCATCGGCTGGGCCCTGGGCAGCGTGGCAGCGCCCTACGTGGAAGCGTGGGATCACTGGATCGCCTTCAGCCTGCTGGGCATCATCGGCCTGTTGATGATACGCAATGCCCTGTCCGACGCCGACGAGGAAGAAGCGCCGGCCCAGTCGCACTCGTTCTGGGTGCTGGCCGTCACGGGCCTGGCGACCAGCATCGACGCCATGGTCGTGGGTGCGGGCCTGGCCTTGCTGGGCGCCAATATCGTCGTCACGGCGGCCGCCATCGGCTTTTCCACCTTCGTCATGGTGACCCTGGGCGTGATGCTGGGCCGCGTGCTGGGCACGGTAGCGGGCCGGCGCGCCGAACTGGTGGGCGGCCTGGTGCTGATCGTCATCGGCTGCGTGATCTTGTACGAGCATATCGGCCACCCGGCCTGA
- a CDS encoding GNAT family N-acetyltransferase encodes MPANPHHALPYTISVSATIDAEVEQTILDGLNAYNDAITGYQDRQVLSVVVRDRDSQRVLGGAMGRTSLGLLFLDLFYLPAALRGLGLGSQVLAQFEEEGRRRGCASAVLYTISFQAPEFYERRGWRRFGDIACSPEGTSRIFMSKTL; translated from the coding sequence ATGCCCGCCAACCCGCACCACGCCTTGCCCTACACCATTTCCGTCAGCGCCACCATCGATGCGGAGGTCGAGCAAACCATCCTCGACGGCTTGAACGCCTATAACGATGCGATCACGGGATACCAGGACAGGCAGGTGTTGAGCGTGGTCGTGCGCGACCGCGACAGCCAGCGCGTGCTGGGCGGCGCCATGGGCCGGACCTCGCTGGGCCTGCTGTTTCTCGATTTGTTTTATTTGCCCGCCGCCTTGCGGGGGCTGGGACTGGGCAGCCAGGTACTGGCGCAGTTCGAGGAGGAAGGCCGCCGGCGCGGCTGCGCCTCGGCGGTGCTGTACACCATCAGTTTCCAGGCGCCCGAATTTTACGAGCGCCGCGGCTGGCGCCGCTTCGGCGACATCGCCTGCAGTCCCGAAGGCACGAGCCGTATCTTCATGAGCAAGACCTTGTAG
- the ldcA gene encoding muramoyltetrapeptide carboxypeptidase has protein sequence MKTPEIGIAIVAPGGCAPDDAAVARGIARLQAQGATVHNYYDPAHSFQRFGGTDAGRLAQLNAAAADPDVQVVIALRGSYGISRILPDIDFDRMAASGKLFVGYSDFTAFHMGLMAKTGRASFAGPMVCDDFIRDEPEQFTLDQLWSCLEGPTHTVTGTAAGNPQVDVAGKLWGGNLAMLVHLLGTPYFPEIDGGILFLEDVNEHPYRVERMLLQLLHAGVFERQHAVVLGDFSAYKLSPMDRGYDFDVMLAYVRERLPVPVLTGLEFGHVRRRVTLPFGGQARLQSDASGFTLQVVDYPTLARP, from the coding sequence TTGAAGACACCTGAAATTGGCATCGCCATCGTGGCGCCCGGCGGTTGCGCGCCCGATGACGCGGCCGTGGCGCGCGGCATCGCCCGCCTGCAGGCGCAAGGCGCCACCGTCCACAACTACTACGACCCCGCACACAGCTTCCAGCGCTTCGGCGGCACGGATGCGGGTCGCCTGGCGCAGCTCAACGCTGCAGCCGCCGACCCGGACGTGCAGGTGGTGATCGCCTTGCGCGGCAGCTACGGCATCAGCCGCATCCTGCCCGACATCGATTTCGACCGCATGGCCGCCAGCGGCAAGCTGTTCGTCGGCTACAGCGATTTTACTGCCTTCCACATGGGCTTGATGGCGAAAACGGGCCGCGCCAGCTTTGCCGGCCCCATGGTCTGCGACGATTTCATCCGTGACGAACCCGAGCAATTTACGCTCGATCAGCTGTGGTCGTGCCTGGAGGGACCCACGCACACGGTCACGGGCACGGCAGCTGGCAATCCGCAGGTTGATGTGGCGGGGAAATTGTGGGGCGGCAATCTGGCCATGCTGGTCCACCTGCTCGGCACGCCGTATTTCCCCGAGATCGACGGCGGCATTCTGTTCCTGGAAGACGTCAACGAGCACCCGTACCGGGTCGAGCGCATGCTGCTGCAATTGCTGCATGCGGGCGTGTTCGAACGCCAGCATGCGGTCGTGCTCGGTGACTTTTCCGCCTATAAGCTGAGTCCGATGGACAGGGGCTACGATTTCGACGTCATGCTGGCCTACGTGCGCGAGCGCCTGCCCGTGCCCGTGCTGACGGGGCTCGAATTCGGGCACGTCCGCCGGCGGGTCACCTTGCCGTTCGGCGGCCAGGCGCGGCTGCAATCGGACGCGTCCGGCTTCACCCTGCAGGTGGTTGATTACCCGACCCTGGCGCGCCCCTGA
- a CDS encoding alpha/beta fold hydrolase, producing MATIMANGLNIAYESHGNPDDPCVLLVMGLGMQLIAWPADFVEGIVEQGFRVVRFDNRDSGLSSKMAQAGKPYLPLAYVKNLLGWPLKTSYTLDDMADDALGLLAALRIAQAHVIGVSMGGMIAQVMAARAPLQVLSLTSIMSSSGRRGLPGPTRAARNALLQRPKRNASRAELMAHMAATVRVIGSPAYPVSEKLLYQRIEAALQRGSCPEGVARQMVAIAASGERTALLPSISCPALVIHGAADPLIPVACGIDTAALIPGATLEVIEGMGHDMPPQLIERLLALIDVHLQGKMAPQMRSQPA from the coding sequence ATGGCAACCATCATGGCGAACGGCCTCAACATAGCTTATGAAAGCCACGGCAACCCGGATGATCCGTGCGTGCTGCTGGTCATGGGCCTGGGCATGCAACTGATCGCCTGGCCGGCGGACTTTGTCGAAGGCATCGTCGAACAAGGTTTTCGCGTCGTGCGTTTCGATAACCGCGACAGCGGCCTGTCGAGCAAGATGGCGCAGGCGGGCAAACCGTATCTGCCGCTGGCCTACGTGAAAAACCTGCTGGGCTGGCCCCTCAAAACTTCCTACACCCTCGATGACATGGCGGACGACGCGCTGGGCTTGCTGGCGGCTCTGCGCATTGCGCAGGCGCACGTGATCGGCGTGTCGATGGGCGGCATGATCGCGCAAGTGATGGCGGCGCGCGCGCCGTTGCAAGTGCTCAGCCTGACCTCCATCATGTCGAGCAGCGGCCGGCGCGGCTTGCCCGGCCCCACGCGGGCGGCACGCAATGCGCTGTTGCAACGCCCGAAACGCAATGCCAGCCGCGCCGAACTGATGGCCCATATGGCGGCCACCGTGCGCGTGATCGGCAGTCCCGCCTATCCGGTGTCGGAAAAGCTGCTGTACCAGCGCATCGAAGCGGCGTTGCAGCGGGGCAGTTGCCCGGAAGGCGTGGCGCGGCAAATGGTGGCCATTGCCGCCTCGGGCGAGCGCACGGCCTTGCTGCCCAGTATCAGCTGCCCGGCGCTGGTGATCCATGGCGCGGCCGATCCCCTGATCCCCGTCGCCTGCGGCATCGATACGGCGGCGCTGATTCCGGGCGCCACGCTCGAAGTGATCGAAGGCATGGGGCACGACATGCCGCCCCAGCTGATCGAGCGCCTGCTCGCCTTGATCGATGTGCATCTGCAAGGTAAGATGGCGCCCCAGATGCGCTCCCAGCCAGCCTAG
- a CDS encoding DUF3334 family protein, with product MDAEKDVVYGTEDLLMSLCNSVVRVLNVATQSKVNYSGMVQRITKTGLKPDIGCFVMFDGGFTGLVVLNFAADTAMEIYERYMLHMGMPKSELASFYTSDEVSNIMGELMNQIVGDFTGKVRRELQTNITQSQPKMLVLNKQVMLSVDTPLDRPEMRRVTFYTEKNNIFYLELAIDRTEFIKLHDFDSREIDADSLMDSEYANRERDAAPAPAAEPEDDDNADLLKSLGM from the coding sequence ATGGATGCAGAAAAGGATGTTGTGTACGGTACAGAAGATTTGTTGATGAGTTTGTGCAACTCGGTGGTTCGGGTGCTCAACGTGGCAACACAAAGCAAGGTCAATTATTCGGGCATGGTGCAGCGCATTACCAAGACGGGCCTCAAGCCCGACATCGGCTGCTTCGTGATGTTCGATGGCGGTTTCACGGGCCTGGTGGTGCTCAATTTCGCCGCCGATACGGCGATGGAAATCTACGAGCGCTACATGTTGCACATGGGTATGCCGAAGTCGGAGCTGGCCAGCTTCTACACGTCGGACGAAGTGTCGAACATCATGGGCGAACTGATGAACCAGATCGTCGGCGACTTCACGGGCAAGGTGCGGCGCGAGCTGCAAACGAACATCACCCAGAGCCAGCCGAAGATGCTGGTGCTGAACAAGCAGGTGATGCTCAGCGTCGACACGCCGCTGGACCGCCCGGAAATGCGCCGCGTCACTTTCTATACGGAAAAGAATAATATTTTCTATCTGGAACTGGCGATCGACCGTACCGAGTTCATCAAGCTGCACGATTTCGATTCGCGCGAAATCGACGCCGATTCGCTGATGGATAGCGAGTATGCGAACCGCGAACGCGACGCCGCCCCGGCGCCTGCGGCGGAACCGGAAGACGACGACAACGCCGACCTGCTCAAATCGCTGGGCATGTAA
- a CDS encoding DUF418 domain-containing protein: MLQLDVLRGIAVFGILLVNIWGFAWGTLSLRYGTLPAQPPVLDQLVIFGVAALAQFKFYPVFAFLFGAGFALQTRSLKRQLGSWEAAQAAYRRRLRWLLVFGLLHGFCIWSGDVLTSYAVAGMLILPLAAAKLSRIRNRAWLVAAGFLLFMCLLIPVGQQGGAPDTAQDLQNFAARYATYTQGSVWAVARLRANDFLVSLLYAAVMLPHIIVLFLLGILSVRCGWLTQPRRHERLWRRVRAVGLGVGLPFNLLAAGAVAWQVADPYQTVFDTALFEVGLFAGGPVLAAGYVAVLMLAGPFLLRWLGAWLAPVGRMALSNYLLQSLLGTWLLQGPGLGWGATLRPIEMLGLAIVIMAGQVLLSHYWLRHFRQGPMEALWRRLARLPG; this comes from the coding sequence TTGCTGCAGCTCGACGTGCTGCGCGGCATCGCCGTGTTTGGCATCTTGCTGGTAAATATCTGGGGCTTTGCCTGGGGGACGCTGTCCTTGCGCTACGGCACCTTGCCGGCGCAGCCGCCCGTGCTGGACCAGCTCGTCATTTTCGGCGTGGCGGCGCTGGCGCAATTCAAGTTCTACCCCGTCTTCGCCTTCTTGTTCGGTGCCGGATTTGCCCTGCAAACACGTTCACTGAAACGCCAGCTGGGCAGCTGGGAAGCGGCGCAAGCGGCGTACCGGCGCCGTTTGCGCTGGCTGCTCGTGTTCGGCCTGCTGCACGGCTTTTGCATCTGGAGCGGCGACGTGCTGACCTCGTATGCTGTCGCCGGCATGCTGATTCTGCCGCTGGCAGCGGCCAAACTGAGCCGCATACGCAACCGCGCCTGGCTGGTGGCGGCCGGTTTTCTGCTCTTCATGTGTTTGCTCATTCCCGTGGGCCAGCAGGGCGGCGCGCCGGATACGGCGCAGGATTTGCAAAACTTCGCCGCCCGCTACGCCACCTACACGCAAGGCAGTGTGTGGGCCGTGGCCAGGCTGCGCGCCAACGATTTTCTCGTGTCCTTGCTGTACGCCGCCGTCATGCTGCCGCACATCATCGTGCTGTTCCTGCTGGGTATTTTGTCCGTGCGCTGCGGCTGGCTGACGCAGCCGCGGCGCCACGAGCGCCTGTGGCGCCGCGTGCGCGCCGTGGGGCTGGGCGTGGGCTTGCCATTCAACCTGCTGGCGGCGGGGGCCGTCGCGTGGCAGGTGGCCGATCCGTATCAAACCGTGTTTGATACGGCCCTGTTCGAAGTGGGCCTGTTTGCCGGCGGTCCCGTGCTGGCGGCCGGTTATGTGGCGGTGCTGATGCTGGCCGGTCCCTTCCTGCTGCGCTGGCTCGGTGCATGGCTGGCGCCCGTGGGCCGCATGGCGCTGAGTAATTATCTCTTGCAATCCTTGCTTGGCACCTGGCTGCTGCAGGGGCCGGGCCTGGGCTGGGGCGCCACGCTGCGTCCCATCGAGATGCTGGGCCTGGCCATAGTGATCATGGCGGGGCAGGTGCTGCTCAGCCACTATTGGTTGCGGCACTTCCGCCAGGGGCCGATGGAAGCGCTGTGGCGCCGGCTGGCGCGCTTGCCCGGCTGA